Proteins encoded together in one Anopheles darlingi chromosome 3, idAnoDarlMG_H_01, whole genome shotgun sequence window:
- the LOC125953327 gene encoding disco-interacting protein 2 isoform X10, giving the protein MGDIIVDYGSLPEDVREKLAELELELSEGDITQKGYEKKRTRLLQPYLSKNVQHDSSTEDESIPEEGMLGRISTPDRDNYNLPRDHILTREPMRLPSSRDHHHSQPQPLPVHAGTKQSSQHQAPAPPSHRPPQTIPTNQQQPSNAQHGATLSDTSSAGSPPAVHRNQHSYQNKPGYDMTDLSDFQPQQRPYAAPDITQFSANTRRGADRVTRYVNLANQEPGDTSTAGRWKVSAKIQQLLNTLKRPKRRPLPEFYEDNDIELEIAANPKDPNAPKPEGSIMTPVQGEQLIVPSGLPRTLEAALQRYGTSTFKAPMATVLDPNGKMTTTLTYGKLLSRAQKIAYALSTKVFSKGPEQVSLKPGDRVALVYPNSDPLNFLTAWYGCMFRGLVPLPIELPLSSSDSPPQQVGFLLSSCGVHVALTSEACLKGLPKSSTGEVAKLKGWPRLHWFVTEHLPKVPKDFNTSNNRISEDSSAYIEYTTDKDGSVMGVTVTRQAMINHCRALTMACHYTEGETIVCVLDFKREVGLWHSILTSVLNGMHVLFIPYALMKLRPSSWMQLITKYRASCCLVKSRDLHWGLLATKDHKEISLSSLRMLLVADGANPWSLSSCDQFLSVFQSKGLRPDAICPCASSSEVFTVSLRRPGRSAAGGYNQSATGRGVLSMSALSHGVVRVDSEDSLTSLTLQDCGQVMPSATMVVVNAEGPPVLCKTDQVGEICVTSGSSGTAYYGLEGMTNSTFKVQPLAEAPVTKDGETIPGKPINDEMYVRSGLLGFLGPGGLVFVCGSRDGLMTVTGRKHNSDDIIATVLAVEPMRFIYRGRIAVFSIRVLRDERVCVIAEQRPDCSEEESFQWMSRVLQAVDSIHQVGIYCLALVPPNHLPKTPLGGIHLTEARRRFLEGSLHPANVLMCPHTCVTNLPKPREIHHGSIQQLQISGTSASSSATNLGGLGGVAVTTGTGSLGGPVGVGGADASVGPASVMVGNLVQGNRLASAQGRDIGLADDNERKHQLITGVLRWRASSSPDHVLYTLLNAKGAVAKTLTCSELHKRAEKIAALLQERGKVNPGDHVALIFPPGLDLICAFYGCLYLGAVPVTIRPPHPQNLITTLPTVRMIVDVSKSGIILSIQSIIKLLKSREAATSIDPKSWPIILDIEDNPKRKLAAIANCTLDSTAYLDFSVSTCGRLSGVIITHRSLSSLCASLKLACELYPSRHVALCLDPYCGLGFSMWTLISVYSGHHSILIAPYEVEANPSLWLSTLSQYRVRDTFCSYGVIELCTKALSNSIQALKQRNINLGCVRTCVVVAEERPRVQLTQQFCKLFQALGLNTRCVSTSFGCRVNPAICVQGASSAESAQVYVDLRALRNNRVALVERGAPNSLCLVESGKLLPGVKVIIANPDTKGQCGDSHLGEIWVQSPHNSNGYFTIYGDETDYNDHFNAKLVTGCSTSDIWARTGYLGFLRRTECSQAGSILDETTPSIASRDSDTESIHSQGHNTLNSTTSSNAGVANTTTPATAGGEQELHDAVYVVGALDEVITLRGMNYHPIDIENSVLRCHKKIAECAVFTWTNLLVVVVELDGNESEALDLVPLVTNTVLEEHQLIVGVVVVVDPGVVPINSRGEKQRMHLRDGFLADQLDPIYVAYNM; this is encoded by the exons ACTCCAGTACGGAAGATGAGTCCATACCGGAGGAAGGTATGCTGGGTAGAATCTCGACCCCGGACCGGGACAACTACAATCTGCCCCGTGATCACATACTCACGCGGGAACCGATGCGTCTCCCGTCGTCCCGGGATCACCATCATAGCCAACCGCAACCATTGCCGGTGCACGCCGGTACGAAGCAATCGTCGCAGCATCAGGCACCGGCCCCACCAAGCCATCGGCCACCACAAACCATCCCGACcaatcaacagcagccatcGAACGCACAGCACGGTGCGACGCTGTCCGATACGTCGAGTGCTGGTTCACCGCCGGCCGTCCATCGCAATCAACATTCGTATCAGAACAAACCGGGTTACGATATGACGGATCTGAGCGACTTCCAACCCCAGCAACGACCGTATGCAGCACCCGACATAACACAGTTCAGTGCGAACACGCGCCGTGGTGCCGATCGTGTGACGCGCTACGTGAATCTGGCCAACCAAGAGCCAGGCGACACGAGTACGGCCGGTCGTTGGAAGGTATCGGCCAAGATACAGCAGCTACTGAATACGCTCAAGCGCCCGAAACGACGCCCGCTGCCTGAGTTCTACGAGGACAATGATATCGAGCTAGAGATCGCCGCCAATCCGAAAGATCCGAATGCACCGAAACCAGAAGGTAGCATTATGACGCCGGTTCAGGGTGAACAGCTGATCGTACCGTCTGGGTTGCCCAGGACGCTCGAGGCAGCACTGCAACGGTATGGGACGAGCACGTTTAAGgcaccgatggccacggtACTAGATCCGAACGGTAAGATGACTACGACGCTCACCTACGGTAAGCTGCTGTCGCGGGCACAGAAGATCGCGTACGCTCTCTCGACAAAAGTCTTCAGCAAAGGGCCGGAGCAGGTGTCGCTGAAGCCGGGTGATCGCGTTGCCCTTGTCTATCCCAACAGTGATCCGCTGAA CTTCCTTACGGCCTGGTATGGCTGTATGTTCCGTGGATTGGTCCCACTACCGATCGAGCTGCCACTATCGAGCTCTGATTCACCACCGCAGCAGGTTGGCTTCTTGCTCAGCTCATGCGGTGTCCACGTGGCTCTTACTTCAGAAGCTTGCCTGAAGGGTCTGCCGAAATCGTCGACCGGTGAAGTGGCCAAGCTGAAAGGTTGGCCCCGGTTGCACTGGTTCGTAACGGAGCATCTGCCGAAGGTTCCGAAGGATTTCAACACAAGCAACAACCGCATCAGCGAAGACTCGAGCGCCTACATCGAGTACACGACCGATAAGGATGGCAGTGTTATGGGCGTTACCGTGACACGGCAAGCGATGATTAATCATTGCCGAGCGTTAACGATGGCCTGCCACTACACCGAGGGCGAAACGATTGTTTGCGTGTTGGACTTTAAGCGGGAGGTTGGCCTGTGGCACAGTATTCTCACCTCGGTGCTGAACGGTATGCATGTGCTGTTCATACCGTACGCCTTGATGAAGCTAAGGCCTTCATCCTGGATGCAGCTCATCACAAAGTACCGCGCCTCGTGCTGTCTAGTGAAGAGCCGTGATCTGCACTGGGGACTACTGGCCACCAAGGACCACAAGGAGATCTCTCTATCGTCGCTGCGTATGCTGCTGGTAGCGGACGGTGCCAATCCGTGGTCCCTTTCGAGCTGTGATCAGTTCCTGAGTGTGTTCCAATCGAAGGGCCTGCGACCGGATGCGATCTGCCCGTGTGCTAGCAGCTCCGAAGTGTTTACGGTGTCGCTGCGTCGTCCCGGTCGCTCGGCAGCCGGTGGATACAATCAATCGGCCACTGGTCGTGGTGTGCTGTCCATGTCCGCTTTATCGCACGGTGTTGTGCGAGTTGACAGTGAAGATTCGCTCACCTCCCTTACGCTACAGGACTGTGGTCAGGTCATGCCGAGTG CAACGATGGTTGTGGTCAATGCGGAAGGACCACCGGTGCTGTGCAAAACGGATCAAGTTGGTGAAATCTGCGTCACTTCTGGATCGAGTGGAACAGCCTACTATGGTTTGGAGGGCATGACCAACTCCACGTTCAAG GTTCAACCATTGGCCGAAGCTCCTGTCACGAAGGACGGTGAAACGATTCCGGGTAAGCCGATCAATGATGAGATGTACGTTCGCAGTGGACTGCTCGGCTTCCTCGGTCCCGGTGGCCTGGTGTTCGTGTGCGGCTCCCGTGACGGTCTGATGACGGTGACCGGGCGCAAGCACAACTCAGACGACATTATCGCGACGGTGCTGGCGGTCGAACCGATGCGCTTCATCTATCGTGGCCGTATCGCCGTGTTCAGTATTCGGGTGTTGCGCGATGAGCGCGTTTGCGTGATCGCAGAGCAGCGACCCGACTGCTCAGAGGAAGAGTCATTCCAGTGGATGTCCCGGGTGCTGCAGGCCGTCGATTCGATCCACCAGGTCGGTATCTACTGTCTAGCACTGGTACCACCGAACCATCTGCCCAAGACGCCGCTCGGTGGCATTCACCTGACGGAAGCTCGACGACGTTTCCTCGAGGGTTCGCTACATCCGGCCAACGTGCTAATGTGTCCGCATACGTGCGTCACCAACCTACCGAAACCACGCGAAATTCACCACG GCTCTATCCAACAACTTCAAATTTCCGGCacatcggcgtcgtcgtcggccacaaACTTGGGTGGTCTCGGTGGTGTTGCGGTCactaccggtaccggttcgcTCGGTGGGCCTGTTGGCGTCGGTGGTGCAGATGCCTCCGTTGGTCCAGCCTCAGTTATGGTCGGTAATCTGGTGCAGGGCAATCGGCTTGCCTCAGCGCAGGGTCGCGACATCGGGCTGGCCGATGATAACGAGCGTAAG CATCAACTCATCACTGGCGTACTGCGATGGCGTGCCAGCTCATCGCCCGATCATGTGCTCTACACGCTGCTCAACGCAAAGGGTGCGGTTGCAAAGACGCTCACCTGCTCTGAGTTACACAAGCGAGCGGAGAAGATTGCGGCCCTGCTGCAGGAACGAGGCAAAGTTAATCCAGGAGATCATGTGGCGCTCATCTTCCCGCCCGGTTTGGATCTGATATGCGCCTTCTATGGCTGTCTGTATCTGGGAGCGGTACCGGTGACCATACGGCCACCGCATCCGCAGAATCTCATCACCACGCTACCGACCGTACGAATGATCGTGGATGTCTCGAAGAGCGGTATAATTCTGTCGATCCAGAGCATCATTAAGCTGCTGAAATCGCGTGAGGCCGCCACCTCGATCGATCCAAAGAGCTGGCCCATCATTCTGGACATCGAGGATAATCCGAAACGCAAGCTGGCCG CAATCGCCAACTGCACGCTGGACTCCACTGCCTATTTGGACTTTAGCGTTTCCACCTGCGGACGGCTGAGTGGTGTCATCATCACGCATCG TTCCCTGTCGAGTCTTTGTGCCAGTCTGAAGCTTGCCTGCGAGCTGTACCCTAGTCGCCATGTGGCCCTCTGCCTTGATCCGTACTGTGGCCTTGGCTTTTCGATGTGGACGCTGATTAGCGTTTACAGCGGCCACCACTCGATCCTCATCGCACCGTACGAG GTTGAAGCCAATCCTAGTCTCTGGTTAAGCACGCTGTCACAGTACCGTGTGCGCGATACCTTCTGTTCGTACGGTGTCATCGAGCTGTGCACAAAGGCACTCAGCAACTCGATACAGGCACTGAAGCAGCGCAACATCAATCTCGGATGCGTGCGAACGTGTGTCGTCGTGGCGGAAGAGCGGCCACGTGTACAGCTAACGCAGCAGTTCTGTAAACTGTTCCAGGCCCTCGGTCTGAACACGCGTTGCGTTTCCACCTCGTTTGGTTGTCGCGTCAATCCGGCTATCTGCGTGCAGGGTGCCAGCTCAGCCGAAAGCGCCCAGGTGTACGTGGATCTGCGGGCACTGCGCAATAACCGGGTGGCACTCGTCGAACGCGGTGCACCCAATTCGCTCTGTCTCGTCGAATCGGGCAAACTGCTGCCGGGCGTGAAGGTTATCATCGCCAATCCGGACACAAAGGGCCAGTGCGGTGATTCACATCTTGGCGAGATTTGG GTCCAATCACCACATAACTCGAACGGTTACTTTACGATCTACGGCGATGAGACGGACTACAATGATCACTTCAACGCGAAGCTGGTAACGGGTTGCTCGACGAGTGATATCTGGGCCCGAACCGGCTACCTTGGATTCCTCCGTCGCACCGAGTGCTCCCAGGCCGGCTCCATCCTGGACGAAACGACACCGAGCATAGCTAGTCGCGATTCGGATACCGAATCAATTCATTCACAG GGTCACAATACGCTCAATTCCACGACGAGCTCGAATGCTGGTGTTGCCAACACAACGACACCTGCCACTGCCGGAGGCGAACAGGAGTTGCACGATGCCGTGTACGTGGTGGGTGCACTGGATGAGGTGATTACGCTGCGCGGTATGAACTACCATCCAATCGACATCGAGAACTCTGTGCTGCGGTGTCACAAGAAGATCGCCGAGTGTGCAGTTTTCACCTGGACCaacttgttggtggtggtcgtcgaacTGGATGGCAACGAATCGGAAGCCCTCGATCTGGTGCCACTCGTGACGAATACGGTGCTCGAAGAGCATCAGCTGATTGTCggcgtggtcgttgtcgtcgatccCG GCGTTGTCCCGATCAACAGTCGCGGTGAGAAACAACGAATGCATCTGCGCGACGGTTTCCTAGCCGACCAGCTCGATCCGATCTATGTTGCCTACAACATGTAA
- the LOC125953327 gene encoding disco-interacting protein 2 isoform X9, with product MGDIIVDYGSLPEDVREKLAELELELSEGDITQKGYEKKRTRLLQPYLSKNVQHAAAGRQPDVLQPGELLRPAPSHPVSGIPVSQQLLLRHQQQQQQQLLLQQSRSHAALSTTTSSGSTSSSCGGPTGGPASAASRETTPGLYSSALVAAAAEALVQLKVTRIAPLPPVPGGDSGVIGKAPANQPPTLPDPSTTGAVILRSKPQPIPQQQQQQHQPQLHQHLSGAKPTDQPDPDRSSNSPVGGATDGKNCRNNRRIGRHESRYTSEVRQEAVQQALAALKNRPKPSLPMPSKRSSVLNRSPERDHDDSDSSTEDESIPEEGMLGRISTPDRDNYNLPRDHILTREPMRLPSSRDHHHSQPQPLPVHAGTKQSSQHQAPAPPSHRPPQTIPTNQQQPSNAQHGATLSDTSSAGSPPAVHRNQHSYQNKPGYDMTDLSDFQPQQRPYAAPDITQFSANTRRGADRVTRYVNLANQEPGDTSTAGRWKVSAKIQQLLNTLKRPKRRPLPEFYEDNDIELEIAANPKDPNAPKPEGSIMTPVQGEQLIVPSGLPRTLEAALQRYGTSTFKAPMATVLDPNGKMTTTLTYGKLLSRAQKIAYALSTKVFSKGPEQVSLKPGDRVALVYPNSDPLNFLTAWYGCMFRGLVPLPIELPLSSSDSPPQQVGFLLSSCGVHVALTSEACLKGLPKSSTGEVAKLKGWPRLHWFVTEHLPKVPKDFNTSNNRISEDSSAYIEYTTDKDGSVMGVTVTRQAMINHCRALTMACHYTEGETIVCVLDFKREVGLWHSILTSVLNGMHVLFIPYALMKLRPSSWMQLITKYRASCCLVKSRDLHWGLLATKDHKEISLSSLRMLLVADGANPWSLSSCDQFLSVFQSKGLRPDAICPCASSSEVFTVSLRRPGRSAAGGYNQSATGRGVLSMSALSHGVVRVDSEDSLTSLTLQDCGQVMPSATMVVVNAEGPPVLCKTDQVGEICVTSGSSGTAYYGLEGMTNSTFKVQPLAEAPVTKDGETIPGKPINDEMYVRSGLLGFLGPGGLVFVCGSRDGLMTVTGRKHNSDDIIATVLAVEPMRFIYRGRIAVFSIRVLRDERVCVIAEQRPDCSEEESFQWMSRVLQAVDSIHQVGIYCLALVPPNHLPKTPLGGIHLTEARRRFLEGSLHPANVLMCPHTCVTNLPKPREIHHGSIQQLQISGTSASSSATNLGGLGGVAVTTGTGSLGGPVGVGGADASVGPASVMVGNLVQGNRLASAQGRDIGLADDNERKHQLITGVLRWRASSSPDHVLYTLLNAKGAVAKTLTCSELHKRAEKIAALLQERGKVNPGDHVALIFPPGLDLICAFYGCLYLGAVPVTIRPPHPQNLITTLPTVRMIVDVSKSGIILSIQSIIKLLKSREAATSIDPKSWPIILDIEDNPKRKLAAIANCTLDSTAYLDFSVSTCGRLSGVIITHRSLSSLCASLKLACELYPSRHVALCLDPYCGLGFSMWTLISVYSGHHSILIAPYEVEANPSLWLSTLSQYRVRDTFCSYGVIELCTKALSNSIQALKQRNINLGCVRTCVVVAEERPRVQLTQQFCKLFQALGLNTRCVSTSFGCRVNPAICVQGASSAESAQVYVDLRALRNNRVALVERGAPNSLCLVESGKLLPGVKVIIANPDTKGQCGDSHLGEIWVQSPHNSNGYFTIYGDETDYNDHFNAKLVTGCSTSDIWARTGYLGFLRRTECSQAGSILDETTPSIASRDSDTESIHSQGHNTLNSTTSSNAGVANTTTPATAGGEQELHDAVYVVGALDEVITLRGMNYHPIDIENSVLRCHKKIAECAVFTWTNLLVVVVELDGNESEALDLVPLVTNTVLEEHQLIVGVVVVVDPGVVPINSRGEKQRMHLRDGFLADQLDPIYVAYNM from the exons ctgctgctggacggcAGCCCGATGTGCTGCAGCCGGGAGAATTGCTTCGACCGGCCCCGTCACACCCCGTATCCGGTATTCCGGTGTCACAGCAGCTTCTGCTacgccatcagcaacagcagcagcaacagctgctgctgcagcaatcaCGAAGCCATGCCGCACTCTCCACCACTACCTCATCCGGTTCAACATCATCCTCGTGCGGTGGACCGACCGGTGGACCAGCATCGGCCGCATCTCGCGAAACAACACCAGGACTCTACTCCTCGGCACTGGTGGCGGCCGCAGCCGAAGCGTTGGTACAGCTCAAAGTAACACGCATCGCTCCGCTACCACCCGTGCCGGGTGGTGATAGTGGAGTCATCGGCAAGGCTCCAGCTAACCAGCCGCCGACCCTACCCGATCCCTCGACTACTGGTGCTGTGATTTTACGCTCGAAGCCGCAACCCatcccacagcagcaacaacagcaacatcagccaCAACTTCATCAGCATCTGTCCGGTgcaaaaccaaccgaccagccggATCCGGACCGGTCAAGTAATAGTCCAGTCGGTGGCGCGACCGATGGAAAGAATTGTAGAAATAATAGAAGAATTGGACGGCACGAGAGTCGCTACACCAGCG AGGTACGCCAGGAAGCGGTGCAGCAAGCGCTGGCTGCGTTGAAAAATCGCCCCAAACCTAGCTTACCCATGCCATCCAAACGAAGCTCGGTGCTAAACCGTAGCCCCGAGCGCGATCATGACGATTCAG ACTCCAGTACGGAAGATGAGTCCATACCGGAGGAAGGTATGCTGGGTAGAATCTCGACCCCGGACCGGGACAACTACAATCTGCCCCGTGATCACATACTCACGCGGGAACCGATGCGTCTCCCGTCGTCCCGGGATCACCATCATAGCCAACCGCAACCATTGCCGGTGCACGCCGGTACGAAGCAATCGTCGCAGCATCAGGCACCGGCCCCACCAAGCCATCGGCCACCACAAACCATCCCGACcaatcaacagcagccatcGAACGCACAGCACGGTGCGACGCTGTCCGATACGTCGAGTGCTGGTTCACCGCCGGCCGTCCATCGCAATCAACATTCGTATCAGAACAAACCGGGTTACGATATGACGGATCTGAGCGACTTCCAACCCCAGCAACGACCGTATGCAGCACCCGACATAACACAGTTCAGTGCGAACACGCGCCGTGGTGCCGATCGTGTGACGCGCTACGTGAATCTGGCCAACCAAGAGCCAGGCGACACGAGTACGGCCGGTCGTTGGAAGGTATCGGCCAAGATACAGCAGCTACTGAATACGCTCAAGCGCCCGAAACGACGCCCGCTGCCTGAGTTCTACGAGGACAATGATATCGAGCTAGAGATCGCCGCCAATCCGAAAGATCCGAATGCACCGAAACCAGAAGGTAGCATTATGACGCCGGTTCAGGGTGAACAGCTGATCGTACCGTCTGGGTTGCCCAGGACGCTCGAGGCAGCACTGCAACGGTATGGGACGAGCACGTTTAAGgcaccgatggccacggtACTAGATCCGAACGGTAAGATGACTACGACGCTCACCTACGGTAAGCTGCTGTCGCGGGCACAGAAGATCGCGTACGCTCTCTCGACAAAAGTCTTCAGCAAAGGGCCGGAGCAGGTGTCGCTGAAGCCGGGTGATCGCGTTGCCCTTGTCTATCCCAACAGTGATCCGCTGAA CTTCCTTACGGCCTGGTATGGCTGTATGTTCCGTGGATTGGTCCCACTACCGATCGAGCTGCCACTATCGAGCTCTGATTCACCACCGCAGCAGGTTGGCTTCTTGCTCAGCTCATGCGGTGTCCACGTGGCTCTTACTTCAGAAGCTTGCCTGAAGGGTCTGCCGAAATCGTCGACCGGTGAAGTGGCCAAGCTGAAAGGTTGGCCCCGGTTGCACTGGTTCGTAACGGAGCATCTGCCGAAGGTTCCGAAGGATTTCAACACAAGCAACAACCGCATCAGCGAAGACTCGAGCGCCTACATCGAGTACACGACCGATAAGGATGGCAGTGTTATGGGCGTTACCGTGACACGGCAAGCGATGATTAATCATTGCCGAGCGTTAACGATGGCCTGCCACTACACCGAGGGCGAAACGATTGTTTGCGTGTTGGACTTTAAGCGGGAGGTTGGCCTGTGGCACAGTATTCTCACCTCGGTGCTGAACGGTATGCATGTGCTGTTCATACCGTACGCCTTGATGAAGCTAAGGCCTTCATCCTGGATGCAGCTCATCACAAAGTACCGCGCCTCGTGCTGTCTAGTGAAGAGCCGTGATCTGCACTGGGGACTACTGGCCACCAAGGACCACAAGGAGATCTCTCTATCGTCGCTGCGTATGCTGCTGGTAGCGGACGGTGCCAATCCGTGGTCCCTTTCGAGCTGTGATCAGTTCCTGAGTGTGTTCCAATCGAAGGGCCTGCGACCGGATGCGATCTGCCCGTGTGCTAGCAGCTCCGAAGTGTTTACGGTGTCGCTGCGTCGTCCCGGTCGCTCGGCAGCCGGTGGATACAATCAATCGGCCACTGGTCGTGGTGTGCTGTCCATGTCCGCTTTATCGCACGGTGTTGTGCGAGTTGACAGTGAAGATTCGCTCACCTCCCTTACGCTACAGGACTGTGGTCAGGTCATGCCGAGTG CAACGATGGTTGTGGTCAATGCGGAAGGACCACCGGTGCTGTGCAAAACGGATCAAGTTGGTGAAATCTGCGTCACTTCTGGATCGAGTGGAACAGCCTACTATGGTTTGGAGGGCATGACCAACTCCACGTTCAAG GTTCAACCATTGGCCGAAGCTCCTGTCACGAAGGACGGTGAAACGATTCCGGGTAAGCCGATCAATGATGAGATGTACGTTCGCAGTGGACTGCTCGGCTTCCTCGGTCCCGGTGGCCTGGTGTTCGTGTGCGGCTCCCGTGACGGTCTGATGACGGTGACCGGGCGCAAGCACAACTCAGACGACATTATCGCGACGGTGCTGGCGGTCGAACCGATGCGCTTCATCTATCGTGGCCGTATCGCCGTGTTCAGTATTCGGGTGTTGCGCGATGAGCGCGTTTGCGTGATCGCAGAGCAGCGACCCGACTGCTCAGAGGAAGAGTCATTCCAGTGGATGTCCCGGGTGCTGCAGGCCGTCGATTCGATCCACCAGGTCGGTATCTACTGTCTAGCACTGGTACCACCGAACCATCTGCCCAAGACGCCGCTCGGTGGCATTCACCTGACGGAAGCTCGACGACGTTTCCTCGAGGGTTCGCTACATCCGGCCAACGTGCTAATGTGTCCGCATACGTGCGTCACCAACCTACCGAAACCACGCGAAATTCACCACG GCTCTATCCAACAACTTCAAATTTCCGGCacatcggcgtcgtcgtcggccacaaACTTGGGTGGTCTCGGTGGTGTTGCGGTCactaccggtaccggttcgcTCGGTGGGCCTGTTGGCGTCGGTGGTGCAGATGCCTCCGTTGGTCCAGCCTCAGTTATGGTCGGTAATCTGGTGCAGGGCAATCGGCTTGCCTCAGCGCAGGGTCGCGACATCGGGCTGGCCGATGATAACGAGCGTAAG CATCAACTCATCACTGGCGTACTGCGATGGCGTGCCAGCTCATCGCCCGATCATGTGCTCTACACGCTGCTCAACGCAAAGGGTGCGGTTGCAAAGACGCTCACCTGCTCTGAGTTACACAAGCGAGCGGAGAAGATTGCGGCCCTGCTGCAGGAACGAGGCAAAGTTAATCCAGGAGATCATGTGGCGCTCATCTTCCCGCCCGGTTTGGATCTGATATGCGCCTTCTATGGCTGTCTGTATCTGGGAGCGGTACCGGTGACCATACGGCCACCGCATCCGCAGAATCTCATCACCACGCTACCGACCGTACGAATGATCGTGGATGTCTCGAAGAGCGGTATAATTCTGTCGATCCAGAGCATCATTAAGCTGCTGAAATCGCGTGAGGCCGCCACCTCGATCGATCCAAAGAGCTGGCCCATCATTCTGGACATCGAGGATAATCCGAAACGCAAGCTGGCCG CAATCGCCAACTGCACGCTGGACTCCACTGCCTATTTGGACTTTAGCGTTTCCACCTGCGGACGGCTGAGTGGTGTCATCATCACGCATCG TTCCCTGTCGAGTCTTTGTGCCAGTCTGAAGCTTGCCTGCGAGCTGTACCCTAGTCGCCATGTGGCCCTCTGCCTTGATCCGTACTGTGGCCTTGGCTTTTCGATGTGGACGCTGATTAGCGTTTACAGCGGCCACCACTCGATCCTCATCGCACCGTACGAG GTTGAAGCCAATCCTAGTCTCTGGTTAAGCACGCTGTCACAGTACCGTGTGCGCGATACCTTCTGTTCGTACGGTGTCATCGAGCTGTGCACAAAGGCACTCAGCAACTCGATACAGGCACTGAAGCAGCGCAACATCAATCTCGGATGCGTGCGAACGTGTGTCGTCGTGGCGGAAGAGCGGCCACGTGTACAGCTAACGCAGCAGTTCTGTAAACTGTTCCAGGCCCTCGGTCTGAACACGCGTTGCGTTTCCACCTCGTTTGGTTGTCGCGTCAATCCGGCTATCTGCGTGCAGGGTGCCAGCTCAGCCGAAAGCGCCCAGGTGTACGTGGATCTGCGGGCACTGCGCAATAACCGGGTGGCACTCGTCGAACGCGGTGCACCCAATTCGCTCTGTCTCGTCGAATCGGGCAAACTGCTGCCGGGCGTGAAGGTTATCATCGCCAATCCGGACACAAAGGGCCAGTGCGGTGATTCACATCTTGGCGAGATTTGG GTCCAATCACCACATAACTCGAACGGTTACTTTACGATCTACGGCGATGAGACGGACTACAATGATCACTTCAACGCGAAGCTGGTAACGGGTTGCTCGACGAGTGATATCTGGGCCCGAACCGGCTACCTTGGATTCCTCCGTCGCACCGAGTGCTCCCAGGCCGGCTCCATCCTGGACGAAACGACACCGAGCATAGCTAGTCGCGATTCGGATACCGAATCAATTCATTCACAG GGTCACAATACGCTCAATTCCACGACGAGCTCGAATGCTGGTGTTGCCAACACAACGACACCTGCCACTGCCGGAGGCGAACAGGAGTTGCACGATGCCGTGTACGTGGTGGGTGCACTGGATGAGGTGATTACGCTGCGCGGTATGAACTACCATCCAATCGACATCGAGAACTCTGTGCTGCGGTGTCACAAGAAGATCGCCGAGTGTGCAGTTTTCACCTGGACCaacttgttggtggtggtcgtcgaacTGGATGGCAACGAATCGGAAGCCCTCGATCTGGTGCCACTCGTGACGAATACGGTGCTCGAAGAGCATCAGCTGATTGTCggcgtggtcgttgtcgtcgatccCG GCGTTGTCCCGATCAACAGTCGCGGTGAGAAACAACGAATGCATCTGCGCGACGGTTTCCTAGCCGACCAGCTCGATCCGATCTATGTTGCCTACAACATGTAA